The Ardenticatenales bacterium DNA window GGCATCGTCACCCGCACCGACCTGCTCAACCAACTGTCGCAGCCCGTCCAACCCACGCGCCAACCGGATATGCGCCGCCTGATGGCCGAGATTTTGCGGCCCGCCGTGTGGCAGATGGTGCAGGCGATCAGCCGCGTGGCCGCCCTGCAAGGTGTTTCGCTCTATTTCGTAGGCGGGCTGGTGCGCGATTTACTACTGGAAAAGCCCGCCGTGGACATCGACATGGTCGTGGAAGGGGATGCCATTGCGTTGGTGCAGGCGTTGCAGGCCCGCTTTGGCGGCGATGTGCGCACGCATACGCGCTTTGGCACGGCCAAGTGGCTCACGGATGCCCACGTTTGGCAGGCCGTCGCGCCCAACCTGACGCAAGATGGCGTGCCCGATACGGTCGATTTTGTTACGGCGCGGACGGAGTTTTACGCCCGACCGACGGCGCTGCCGGAAGTGGCGCGTAGCTCCATCAAGTTGGACCTGCACCGGCGCGACTTCACGATTAACACCCTGGCGGTGCGTCTCGACGGGGCGCACCTGGGGCAGTTGCTGGATTTCTACGGGGGGCAGCGGGACCTGGAGAACAAGCTGATCCGCGTGCTGCATAGCCTCAGCTTCATTGACGACCCGACGCGCATTTTGCGGGCGGCTCGGCTGGAGCAGCGGCTCGGCTTTACCATTGAGGAGCGCACGGCGGAGCTGATCGGCGATGCGCTGCCCATGTTGGCGCGCATCACGGGGGACCGGATTCGCCACGAACTGGATCTGGCCTTGCAAGAGGCGGCCCCGGAACGGGCACTGGCGCGGTTGGGGGAGTTGGGCGTCTTGCGGGCGTTGCACCCGCAGTTGCGCTGGCATCCAGAGACGGCGGTGGCATTTGATTGCGCCCTGGCGCTTTACCAGGACCCCCGGTGGGAGTCAGAGCTGCGTTCCGGTGATCAGGTGGTCATTTACTTTATTCTCTGGTTGCTCCCGCTGCCCCTGGCGGTACAGCGGGCGCTAATGCAGCGGCTGCGCGTGCGCAAAACAACACAAGAGGATGTGGAAAATGCCGGCACGCTTTTGCGCGCCCTCCCCCAACTTCCCCCGAACAGCCCGCCCAGCGAGGCGGCGCGTCTCATTCGCCCCCACGCCAACCGCGCGCGCGTTCTGGCGGCGGCGCTGGCTGCCTCGCAGGCGGCGGGCGAACGAGAGGCAGCGCGGCTAATTGGACGTTATCAGCAGGTATGGCGGCACGTCACCCCCGCGCTGAACGGGAATGATCTGGCGCAAATGGGCATTGAACGGGGGCCGGTTCTGGGCGCGCTGTTGCAGCGCCTGCTGGCGGCGCGTTTGGATGGTCTGATTGAGGATGCCGCCGGCGAAAGGGAGATGGTGCGGGCGTTCCTGGCGCGGCAGTCAGCGGAGCCGGGAGACACCGCATGAATGAGCGCCCGTCTTAGTCTGAAGACAGGAGGCGGCTGATTT harbors:
- a CDS encoding CBS domain-containing protein; translation: MLLILSHENGDFDAIASQFAAHKLFPEGVPILPRRVNRNVYQFLALYGGSFGFVRMEDWRRRKVDEVVLVDTQSLPNVRGVKSDVSVRVFDHHVPGKMPASWAIHYQSVGATTTILTEMLQSAGFTLSPEEASLLLLGIHEDTGSLTYDTATARDAQAAAWLMSQGGQLNIVRRFLDIPLTEAQQTLYARLQASAEWLTLEGQSILLATAQAPPHFDDEISSVAHRMRDALVPDSLLVLVELTQHVQLVARGSTDQIDVGALAAALGGGGHSRAAAAMIMDATLAQAREKVIALLPHVVKPMVKVSQLMSHGVSTVSVATSVADAAERMQRLGHEGYPVVDDEGQIVGLLTRRAVDRAMNHKLSDLTVHQVMRAGHVVVHPDDSVARVQQLMIAEGWGQIPVVADTPAAELLGIVTRTDLLNQLSQPVQPTRQPDMRRLMAEILRPAVWQMVQAISRVAALQGVSLYFVGGLVRDLLLEKPAVDIDMVVEGDAIALVQALQARFGGDVRTHTRFGTAKWLTDAHVWQAVAPNLTQDGVPDTVDFVTARTEFYARPTALPEVARSSIKLDLHRRDFTINTLAVRLDGAHLGQLLDFYGGQRDLENKLIRVLHSLSFIDDPTRILRAARLEQRLGFTIEERTAELIGDALPMLARITGDRIRHELDLALQEAAPERALARLGELGVLRALHPQLRWHPETAVAFDCALALYQDPRWESELRSGDQVVIYFILWLLPLPLAVQRALMQRLRVRKTTQEDVENAGTLLRALPQLPPNSPPSEAARLIRPHANRARVLAAALAASQAAGEREAARLIGRYQQVWRHVTPALNGNDLAQMGIERGPVLGALLQRLLAARLDGLIEDAAGEREMVRAFLARQSAEPGDTA